The Deinococcus metallilatus genome segment GTCCTGGCAGGCTTCAGGAACACCGGGGACCTCAACGTGTGGCTGGTGCCCATCATCGGCCCCATCGTGGGCGCGCTGGTCGGCGCCTTTATCTACGACTTCTTCATCGGCAGGCCGCTGGCCCGCGCCGGGGAGGCCGCCGTCGGTGAGCAGGGTGTGGACCCGGCCTTCAATCTGGAGCACCAGCGGTGAAGCGCGTCCAGGGGTCGAACCGCCAAACGGTCTAACGGCCCAGGAACGGCGGGAAAGCGTTCCCTTCACCCTGTTGACGGTCAGACCTTCAGCCCTCTCTGCAAGGAGCCTCCCATGACCCAGTACATCCTCGCCCTCGACCAGGGCACCACCAGCAGCCGCGCCATCGTGTTCGATCAGGGCGGCAACATCAAGGCCCTCGCGCAAAAGGAGTTCAAGCAGTACTTCCCCCGGCCCGGCTGGGTGGAACACGACGCGAACGAAATCTGGAGCACCCAGAGCGGCGTGGCGCAGGAGGCCATCACGCAGGCCGGGCTGCGGGCGAGTGACATCGCCGCCATCGGGATCACCAACCAGCGCGAGACGGTGGTGGTGTGGGACCGGAAGACGGGGCAGCCGATCCACCACGCCATCGTCTGGCAGGACCGCCGCACCGCCGCCTTCTGCGACGCTCTGCGGACCCAGGGCCTCGAAGCGACCTTTCAGCAGAAGACCGGGCTGATCATCGACGCCTACTTCAGCGGGACCAAGGTGCGCTGGATTCTCGACAACGTGGAGGGGGCGCGCGAACGGGCCGAACGCGGCGAACTGGCCTTCGGCACGATTGATTCCTGGCTGGTCTACAAGCTCACCGGCGGGGCGCTGCACATCACCGATGCGTCCAACGCCAGCCGCACGCTGCTGTACAACATCAACACCGGCGAATGGGACGACGAGCTGCTGCGCCTGCTGGACGTACCGCGCTCACTGCTGCCGGACATCCGCGACAGCAGCGAGGTGTACGGCGAGACGGCCGAGGGCCTGTTCGGCAGCCGCGTGAAGATCGCGGGCATGGCCGGGGACCAGCAGGCGGCCACCTTCGGGCAGGCCTGCCTCTCCCCCGGCATGGCGAAAAACACCTACGGCACCGGCTGCTTCATGCTGATGAATACCGGCAGCGAGGTGGTGCCCAGCGGGAACAAGCTGCTGACCACCGTGGCGTGGCAACTGCACGGCCAGCGCACCTACGCGCTGGAAGGCAGCGTGTTTGTGGCGGGCGCGGTGGTGCAGTGGCTGCGTGACGGCCTGGGCATCATCCGCTCCAGCAGTGAGGTGGAAGGGCTGGCGACCAGCGTGGACTCCTCGGAAGGGGTGTTTCTGGTGCCCGCCTTCGTGGGCCTGGGGGCGCCCTACTGGGACAGCTACGCCCGCGGCACGCTGGTCGGCCTGACCCGCGGCACCACCCGGGCCCACATCGCCCGCGCGGCGCTGGAATCCATCGCGTTCCAGTCGGCCGAACTGCTGATGGCCATGCGGCAGGACAGCGGCGAGCCCCTCAAGGAACTCCGGGTGGACGGCGGCGCCAGCAACAACAACCTGATGATGCAGTTCCAGGCCGACATCCTGGGCGTGCCGGTCGTGCGCCCCAAGATCACCGAGACGACCGCGCTGGGGGCGGCCTACCTGGCCGGGCTGGCGGTGGGGTACTGGGCCGGGCCGGAGGAGATCACCCGGCAGTGGCAGGTGGACCGCACCTTCGAGCCGCAGATGGCCGCAGGGGAACGCGAGCGCCTGATGGCCCGCTGGCGCCAGGCCGTGGAACGCAGCCGCGCCTGGGAAGCAGCCGAAGTCGCCGGAGTTTAGGCCTCGCCCCCGCTGCCGCGCCCGGAATGAGCCTTGTCCGGGCGCGGCAACCTGAAGGGGTCGCAACCGTGCGTCATCCTGCTGAACGTCCGTTCAAGGTGTGCGAACATCTGTTCGGAAGTTCTTCCTTCCCTCACCGAAAGGACGCTTATGCCTCAAGATCCCCGCTCCGCCATCCTCGCCGCCGCCACTGCCCCCGGAATCTGGGACGTTCTCGTGATCGGAGGGGGGGCGTCGGGCCTGGGCACCGCCGTGGAGGCCGCCACGCGCGGGCACCGCACGCTGCTGCTCGAAGCGCAGGACTACGCCAAGGGCACCAGCAGCCGCAGCACCAAGCTCGTCCACGGCGGTGTCCGCTATCTCGCCCAGGGCAACGTCGGCCTGGTGCGCGAGGCGCTGCACGAGCGCGGCCTGCTGCGGAAGAATGCGCCGCACCTGGTGCGTGACCTGGGCTTCGTGGTGCCCGCCTACAACTGGTGGGCCGGACCCTTCTACGGCATCGGCCTGAAGCTGTACGACATCCTGGCGGGCAAGCTGAATCTGGGCAGCAGCAAGTATCTGGGCAAGGAAGCGGCCCTGGAACGCGCCCCCACCCTCCAGCCGGAAGGGCTGATGGGCGGCATCCTCTACTACGACGGGCAGTTCGACGACGCCCGCCTCGCCGTCACGCTGCTGCGGACACTGGAGGACCACGGCGGGGTGGCCCTGAACTACGCGCCGGTGACCGGACTGCTGAAGGAGGACGGCAAGGTGGTGGGCGTCCGCTTCCGCGACCTGGAGACGGGCCGCGAGTACGAGGTCCGGGCGCGGGCCATCGTGAACGCCACCGGCGTGTGGGTGGACGACATCCGCCGGATGGAGAACGCGGACGCCAAGCCGATGCTCTCGCCCAGCCAGGGGACCCACATCGTGGTGGACCGGCGCTTCCTGCCCGGCGACAGCGCCATCATGATCCCGCGCACCGACGACGGGCGGGTGCTGTTCGCGGTGCCCTGGCACGACCACGTGGTGATCGGCACGACCGACACCCCGGTCAGCGGGACCAGCTTCGAGCCGCGCCCCTTGGAAGAAGAGATCGATTTTATCCTGAACACCGCCGGACGCTACATGAACCCCGCCCCCACCCGCGCGGACGTGCTGAGCACCTACGCGGGCCTGCGCCCGCTGGTCAAACCCGCCGACAACGCCGACACCAAGGAAATCAGCCGCGACCACGTGATCCGGGTTTCGGAAGGCGGCCTGATCACCCTGACGGGCGGCAAGTGGACCACCTACCGCCGGATGGGCGAGGACACCGTGAACCGTGCCGAGCGCGTCGCGGGCCTGCCCGAACGCCTGACCGTCACGCCGGGCCTGCACCTGCACGGCTGGTCCGAGGAACCGCGCCCCGACCCCCTGCGGGTCTACGGCAGCGATGCCGAGCGGGTGGAGGCCCTGCCCGGCGCCGACCGCCAACTGCACCCCGAACTGCCCTACACCGAGGCGGAACTGCGCTGGGGCGTCCGTCACGAGAGCGCGCGGACCGTCGAGGACCTGCTGGCCCGCCGCACCCGCGCCCTGCTGCTGAACGCCCGCGCCAGCAGCGAGGCCGCCCCGCGCGCCGCCGCCATCCTGGCCGAAGAACTCGGGCAGGACGCCGCCTGGGCCGAAGCGCAGGCGCAGGCCTACCAGAACCTGGCCCAGGGCTACCAGCTCTGAACAGTGGACCTGCCCAGTTCTTCCCCTCGGGGAGAGGGAGAACAACGCCGTCCTCGCCGTGCTTTTCTTACCTGAGTAAGCTGCGCCTCCCCCAACCGGCGGGGAGGCGTACCCGTCCAACCTCAGCCCTCAATCATCGCCCTACTCAGGCGCTCGTGGCGCTCCAGCAGCGGCGGCAGGTCCAGCGTGACCAGTTCGCTGCCCTCCACGATCACCCGCCCGCCGACCATGTTCAGGGCCACGCGGGGTGGGCTGCACAGCGTCAGCGCCGCGAGGGGAGCGTGACGTGCTCCGGCGAAGGTCAGGGTCCGCAGATCCACCGCGATCAGGTCGGCGGCGAACCCGGGGGCCAGTTGCCCCACGTCGTCCCGCCCCAGCACCTCGGCCCCGCCCCGCGTGGCGAGCCAGAGGGCTTCCAGGGCAGTCAGCGCGTCCGCCGTTCGGGGGGCCTCGCCGGGCGCGCCACGCACGCGGGACGAGAGCAGCGCCTGCCGCGCTTCCCCGATCAGGTGAGCGCCATCGTTGCTGGCGCTGCCGTCCACGCCGAGGGCCACCTTCACCCCGGCTTCCAGCAGATTCCTGACCGGGGCGATCCCGCTCGCCAGGCGCATGTTGCTGCTGGGGCAGTGGGCGACGCCGCACCCACACTCGCCCAGCCGGACAGCATCTGCCGGGCTGAAATGCACGCCGTGCGCGAACCACACGTCCGGCCCCAGCCATTCCACCGATTCGGCGTAATCGAGCGGGCGCAGGCCGAACTTCGCCAGGCAAAAGGCGTCCTCGTCGGCAGTTTCGGCCAGGTGGGTGTGCAGCCGCACGCCGCGTGAGCGGGCCAGCCGGGCACTCTCGCGCATCAGGTCGCCCGTCACCGAGAAGGGCGAGCAGGGCGCCAGGGCCACCCGCGTCAGGGCCAGCGGCGCGGGGTCGTGAAAGGCCGCGATCACCCGCTCGCTGTCGCGCAGGATGTCGTCCTCACGCTCCACGGCGCGGTCGGGCGGCAGACCTCCCTGCGATTCCCCCAGGCTCATGCTGCCGCGTGTGGCGTGGAAGCGCAGGCCGGTTTCGCGGGCGGCGTGGATGGTGTCGTCCAGCCGCACGCCGTTGGGGTAGAGGTACAGGTGGTCGCTGCTGGTGGTGCAACCGGAGAGGGCGAGTTCGGCCAGCCCGACCTGGGCACTCACGAAGGCCGCCTCGGGTGTCAGGCGCAGCCAGATCGGGTACAGCGTCCGCAGCCAGTCGAACAGCCCCGCGTCGGGCACCAGGCAGCGGGTGAGGTTCTGGTAGAGGTGGTGGTGGGTGTTGATCAGGCCGGGCAGGACCACGTGGCCGCTCAGGTCGCGGACGTGATGATCGGGGGTCAGCCAGTCGGCGGGCAGATCACGCTCCGGGCCGACCCAGCGCACCCGCTCTCCCTCGATCAGCACGGCGGCGCCTGGGATGGGTGGGACGGGGGACTGACGTTCGCCCTGCATGGTCAGCAGGGTGTGAATGCCGCGCAGCAGCGTCTGGGAAGGGGGGCTCGTCATGGTATGACCTCCTCAAGAAAAAAGGTCCCGACACGGGGTCAGGACCTGGAGTTGAGAAAAGCTCTGGCAGGTTACCCGCCCATCAGCCAGATGTAGCGGATCAGCAGCAGGGCCGCCACGCCGTACAGGATCGGGCTGACCTGCCGCCACCGCCCGCTCAGCAGCTTGATGGCGCAGTAGCTGATGACGCCCAGGCTGACGCCGTTGGCGATGGAAAAGGTCAGCGGCATGGCGATGATGGTCAGGAAGGCGGGCAGGCCCTCGCTGATGTCGTCCCAGTCCACGTGCCGCACGCCTTCCATCATCAGCGCGCCCACCAGGATCAGGGCCGGGGCGGTGGCGGCGCCGGGAATCGCGGCGGCCAGCGGCCACAGGAACATGCTCAGCAGGAACAGCACGCCGACCGTGACGGCGGTCAGGCCGGTGCGGCCACCCTCACCGATCCCCGAGGCCGACTCCACGTAGGCGGTGGTGGTCGAGGTGCCCATGAACGAGCCGAACATCGCGGCCAGGCCGTCCATCGCGAAGAGGCGGCGGGCGCGCGGCATGTTGCCGTTCTCGTCGAGGAACCCGGCGCGCTGCGAGAGGCCGGTCAGGGTGCCGGTCGCGTCGAAGAAGTCCACGAAGAAGAAGGTGAAGACCACGCTCAGCAGGCCCAGGCCCAGCGCCCCGCCGATGTCGAGCTGACCGACCAGCTCGCTCGGCCAGACGGGTGTGCCGAAGATGCCCAGGAAGCTGCCGTCAAAGCCGGGGAAGGGCCGCAGGGCTCCGTTCGCCCCGCCCGCATACACGGCGGCGTGGGTGAGGATGCCGATCACGGTGGTCGCCAGAATGCCCCACAGAATGGCCCCCGTCACCCGGCGGGTCATCAGCACGGCGGTGATGATCAGGCCCAGCAGCGCCAGCCACACCGGCGCGGCGGTCAGCGAGCCGAGGCCCACCAGCGTCGCGGGATTGGCGACCACGATCCCGGCGTTCTTCAGGCCCAGGAAGGCCAGGAAAGCCCCGATCCCGCCCGTGATGGCGAACTTCAGCGAGTTGGGAATGGCCTGCACGATGGCCTGCCGGGCGCCCAGGACGCTCAGCAACACGAACAGGACGCCGCTGATAAAGACCGCGCCCAGCGCCGTCTGCCACGGGATCTTCATCCCCTGCACGACCGTAAAGGCGAAAAAGGCGTTCAGGCCCATGCCGGGCGCCTGGGCAAAGGGATAACGCGCGATCAGGCCCATCACCAGGCAACCGAAGGCCGCCGCGATGGCCGTGGTCATCAGCAGTTGCACGAAGGCGTTCGGCACGTGAATGGCCGTCGAAAGCACCTGCGGGTTCACGAAGAGGATGTAACTCATCGTGAGGAAGGTCGTGATGCCCGCTCGAATCTCGCGCGGAACAGTCGAACCGTGGGCGCTCAGGCCAAAGTAGCGGTCGAGGCCGGAGGTGGGGACAGCACGGGACTGGGAAACGTCAGACATGCGGGACTCCTGAAAGGGAGGGCGGGGAGGGGAAGGGCCGGGCGCCGGGGGGAGGCTTCGATCCCGAATTGTTACGAGTCTTACTCTTCTATGGCTGGAGTTGTCTACAGCGCCTCCAGCCGGATCAATTCAGACGCCCACCTCCTGCCCGGCGGGCACGCGGCGGTATACCGGGTCGCCGCCCACCCAGACCTGGGCCACGTCCTGCTGGGTGCCCAGGGTGAAGAGGTCGGCGAGCATCCGTTCCGGGCTGTCGGCGTGGTTCAGGACGGTATCAAGGGTGGTGCCTTCCGGCGGGCGCAGGCATACGGCGTCGAACGCCTTCCCCACCCCGAAGTCACCGGTCAGGTCCCCCAGGTCGAGCGCCTGCGCGCCCGCCCGGGTGGACAGGTAGAGCAGGTGGGCGGGGCCGAGCGGCACCCCCGCCGTGCCGAGGAGTTGCTGCATGAAGTAGGCTTGCAAGCCTTCCTTGAGCATCGAGAAGCCGGTGCCGCCGCCCACGTCGGTCCCCAGCGCGACGTGAACGCCCGCCTGGAGGTGACGCCGCAGCGGGAACAGGCCGCTGCCCAGCGCCGAATTGCTGCACGGGCAGTGCGCGGCGGAGCAGCGGTGGGCCGCCATCACGCCCAGTTCGCGGTCGGTCGGGTGGACGTTGTGCGCCAGCACGCTGCGGTGCGTGACCAGCCCGGCCTGCTCGTAGGGGTCGAGGTAGTCGCGGGCACCGGGGAACAGCTCCAGAACGGTCTGGACTTCGCGCGGATTCTCGTTGATGTGGCTGGTGAAGCGCACGTCAGGGAATTCGCGCATCAGTGCCCCGCAGGCGTCGAGGAGGGCCTCGCTGGCCGACAGGGCGAAGCGCGGCGTGACGGCGTAGAGGGCACGCCCCACGCCGTGCCAGCGTTCGATCAGGGCCTTGCCCTCAGTGTAGGCACGCTCGGGGGTGGTGTGCAGTTCGGGGCGCAGCAGGCGGTCGGAGACGACCTGCCCCGCGACCACCCGCAGGCCGGTCCGGGTGGCCTCCTCGAAGAACACCTCCATCGCGGAGGCGTAGTGGCTGCCGAAGACCAGGGCGGTCGTGGTGCCGTTCGAGGCGAGGGCGGACAGGAACTCGCGGGCGACGGCGCGGGCATAGGTGGGGTCCGAAAGCCGCGCCTCCTCCGGCAGCGTGTTCTTGTCCAGCCATTCCAGCAGTTGCATTCCCAGGCCGCCCAGCACCCGCACCTGGGGGTAATGCACGTGGGTGTCGATGAAGCCGGGCAGCAGGACACCGCCGCGCAGGTCCACCACCTCGGCGCGGGGAGAGTTCGCGCGAACCTCGGCGTAGGGGCCACTGGCGAGAATCCGGCCATCTTCGACCAGCAGGCCGCCGTCTTCCTGAACCTGCAAGGCGTCCGGCGCGGTGAAGGGGCTCTCGGGGGTGTGCATGAAGGTGGCGCGGTAGAGCGTCATGAAGTCCTCTGGGGGGCGGGAGAAACGGGAGAGTAGGTGGAAGTGGCGTCCGCTTCCAGCACCTGCTGAAGCTGCGCGGCCACGCTGATGGCGATAATGGGCGGACTCTTACCGCGAATGCCGGGAAGGCCGATGGGCGTGGTGATACGGGCGAGGTCCGCTTCCGAATGTCCAACCGCCTGAAGCTGCTCGCGGAAGCGCACCCACTTCACCTTCGACCCGATCAACCCGATAAAGCCCAGGTCGGGGCGGCGGAGCGCGGCGTCACACAGGGCGGCATCTTCGGCGTGGTCGTGGGTCACGATGACGAGGTGCGTTCCGGCGGGCAGGTCGGCCAGCGCCATCTCGGGAATCGGCGCGTGGTGGACGTGCAGGCGGGCCGCGTCGCCCTCCAGCCCCGCCAGCCGCTCGGGGGCAAGCTGCGCCTCCCGCGAGTCGATCAGGTGGAGGTTCACCGGCAGCGTCTTGAGGATGTTCGCCAGCGCCAGGCCCACGTGACCGACGCCGAAGATGGCGAGGTTGGGGCGGGCCGTCCTGAGGGGTTCGAGCAGAAGCGTCACCTCCCCGCCGCAGCACTGGCGGCCGTACTCGTTCGCGGCGCGGTCGGTCAGGCGCAGGGTGAGGAGTTCGGGCGTGCCAGCCCCACAGGCCAGCAGGGCGCGGGCACGTTCGACGGCGGTCGCTTCCAGATTGCCGCCGCCCACACTGTCCCAGGTCTGCTGCGGGCCGACGACCATCTTCGCGCCCGCCTCGCGCGGGGCATGGCCTCGCACCGCCGCGACGGTGACCAGCACGCCCGCCTCTCCCCTTTCAGAGAGCGCCTGCACCGCGTCCAGCCAGTTCATGTCAGTCCGCCGCCACTTCCGGGCGCGCCGCCGCCTGCCGCGCCACGTCCAGCGCCCAGAACACCGCTTCGGAGGTGGCCGGGCTGGGGAGGAAGGTTTCGCGCCCCTGTGGCCCGAAGGCCGACGCCGCCTGACGCAGCGCCTCGCGGACGCTGAAGGCCAGCATCAGCGGGGGTTCACCCACGGCCTTGCTGCCGTACACGACGCCGCTCTCGGCCGCGCGTTCCAGCAGGGCCACGTTGAACACCTCGGGCATTTCCGAGAAGCTCGGCAGCTTGTAGGTGCTGGCGGCCTGGGTGGCGAGGCGGCCACGGTTGGGGCCGGAGGAGGTGTCCCAGCGCAGCTCTTCCAGCGTCAGCCAGCCCGCGCCCTGCACGAAGCCGCCCTCCACCTGCCCCAGGTCCACGAGCGGCGAGAGGCTGTCGCCCACGTCATGCAGGATGTCCACCCGGCGCAGGCGGTAGGCCCCGGTGAAGCCGTCCACCTCCACCTCGCTGACGGAAGCGCCGTAAGCGAAATACTTGAACGGCTCGCCCTGCATCGTGTTGCGGTCCCAGTGCAGGCCCGGCGTGCGGTAGTAGCCCGCCGCCCACAGCTGCGTCCGCAGGTGGTAGGCGTCGTGGACGACCTGGCGGAAGTCCATCCCCAGTTCGGGGTGGCCGACCGGGAAGACGCGGCCATTCTCGAAGCGCACGTCGTCGGGGTTGACGCCCAGCGCCCCCACCTTGACCGACAGGGTACTCAGCGACCCCGCCGCCACCGCCGCCAGCCGCGCCTTGATCTGCTCGCACGCATCCTTGATCGCGCCGCCGTTGAGGTCCGCGCCGCTGGAGGCCGCCGTCGCGGAAGTGTTGGGCACCTTGTCCGTCCGCGTGGGCGCGAGGCGCACCCAGCTCAGGGGCACGCCCAGCGCGGTCGCGGCGACCTGGAGCATCTTGGTGTGGAGGCCCTGGCCCATCTCGGTGCCGCCGTGGTTGATCAGCACCGAGCCATCCTTGTACACATGGACGAGGGCGCCCGCCTGGTTGTAGGACGTGAAATTGAAGGAGATGCCGAACTTGACCGGGGTGATGGCGAGGCCGCGCTTGACGTGCGGGTGGGCGGCGTTGAAGGCCCGCACCTCCGCCTGCCGCGCCTCGAAGTCGGAAGTCCGCAGCAGCGTGGACCAGACATCTTCCAGGCGCTCGGCGTGGCGCACCGGCTGACCGTAGGGAGTGCTCTCGCCGGGCTGGTAGAAGTTGCGGCGGCGCAGCTCGTGCGCTTCGCTGCCCAGCAGCGGCGCGCAGCGGCCCAGGATGTCCTCGATCACCAGCATGCCCTGCGGCCCGCCGAAGCCGCGGAAGGCGGTCTGCGAGGTCTTGTTCGTCTTGCCGATCCGCCCATGAACCTCCACGTGCGGGATGAAGTAGGCGTTGTCGATGTGGCACAGCGCGCGGGCCAGCACCGGCTCGGACAGGTCCAGGCACCATCCGCCGTCCGAGGTGAGGGTCGCCTGGAGGGCCAGCAGCCTGCCGTCGGCATCGAAACCCACCTTCCAGCGGGAGTGGAAGGGATGGCGCTTGCCGGTGAGGGTGATGTCCTGGGTGCGGTTGAGGCGGAGGCGGACGGGGCGGCCCGTCAGCGTGGCCCCCAGGGCGGCGATGGCGGCGTAGCCGTGCGGCTGCATCTCCTTGCCGCCGAAGCCGCCGCCCATCCGCAGGCACTGGACGGTCACCTCGTTGCTCGATAAGCCCAGCACGTGCGCCACGATCTCCTGCGTCTCGGTGGGGTGCTGTGTAGAACTCTGCACGAAGACCTGCCCGTACTCGTCCACATGGGCGAGCGAGGCGTTCGTCTCCAGATAGAAGTGCTCCTGGCCGCCGAACTCGAACTCACCCTCGAAGACGTGGGCGGCCTGCTCGAAGCCCAGGGCGATGTCACCACGGCGCAGGGTGGACTGGTGGCCCTGGAACGACTCGGCGGCGATGGCCTCCTGCACCGTCACGATGGCGGGCAGCGGCTCGTACTCGACCTCGATGGCATCGGCCCCCAGCCGCGCCGCCTCGATGCTCTCGGCCAGCACCCAGCAGACCGCGTGGCCGTAGTACATGACTTCGGTCGGGAAAAGCGGCTCGTCGTGCTTCACGCCCGCGTCATTCTCGCCGGGCACGTCCTCGGCGGTCAGGACGCGGACCACGCCGGGCACCTGCAAGGCGGGGGCGATGTGCAGGCGGGTCACCAGGGCGTGCGCGTGCGGGGCCTGGAGCGGCCAGGCGTGCAGCACGTTCTGGAGACGCACGCCGAGGTCGTCGGTGTACAGGGCGTGCCCCGTCACGTGCAGTTCGGCGCTCTCGTGCGGCAGGGGTTCGCCCACCGCGCCGACCGGGGGACGCTCAAACAGGCTGGTCATACGGTCACCTCCTGGGCGGTCTTCTCGAAGAAGAATTTCAGCAGCGTCTGCTCCAGCATCGCCGCGCGGTAGGCGGCGCTGGCGCGGTGGTCGTCGAGCGGGGTGCCCTCGCCGCGCAGCACGCGGGCGGCCTCGCGCACGGTCCGTTCGTTCCAGGGCTTGCCCGTCAGGGCCTCCTCCGTCGCCAGGGCGCGCAGCGGGGTCGCCGCCACGCCGCCCAGCCCGATGCGGATGGAGCGCACCACGTCGCCGTCGAGGTCCAGCGCGATCCCGACCGCCACGCTGGAAATGTCGTCGAAGCGGCGCTTGGCGATCTTGTAGAAGCCGGTAAGGGGCGCGAGGGGCAAAGGAATGCGGACGGCGCGGATCAGTTCGTCGGGGCGGCGCTGCGTCCGGCGGTAGCCGGTGAAGTATTCCGCGAGAGGCACCTCGCGCTCGCCCGCCGTGGATGCCAGCACCAGCCGTGCGTCCAGCGCCAGCAGCACGGGCGGGCTGTCCCCGATGGGGCTGGCGGTGCCCAGGTTGCCGCCCAGGGTGGCGCTGTTGCGAATCAGGCGCGAGGCGAAGAGCGGGAAGAGTTCTTCAAGGAGCGGCACCCGGCCCGCCAGACGGCGCTCGATCTCCGAGAGGTTCAGGCCCGCGCCGATCTCCAGAGCATCGTCGTTCCAGATCAGGGTTTGCAGTTCGGGCAGCCGGTCGATGGCGATGGTCACCCGGGCGCGGCTGTGGCGGATATTGATGTCCACGCCCCAGTCAGTGCCGCCCGCGAGGAGCATGGCCCCGGGGTACGCGGCGAGCAGGCCCAGGGCCTCCGCGAGCGTCGTCGGGCGGTAGAACTCGCCCTCGGGCGTGGTCAGGTGGGTGGCCTGCGGGACGGGCGCGGGCTGCTCGCGGCGCTGCGCGAAGGGGTCTTCCTCCGCCACGCGGCCCAGCGCGTTCGCCGCGTCCGCGATGGGGCGGTAGCCGGTGCAGCGGCACAGGTTGCCGCTCAGCGCGTGGATGTCGAACTCCTGCGCGGGCCGGTCCTCGCGGTAGTACTCGGCGGCCATGCTGACCACGAAGCCGGGGGTGCAGTAGCCGCACTGCGAGCCACCCCGGAAGGCCAGTTCGCGCTGGACAGGGTGCAGGGCACCGGGCGCGCCCAGGCCCTCGGCGGTGACGACCTCCTGCCCGTTCAGGGCCGGGAGCAGCACCAGGCAGGCGTTCACGGATTCCAGGCGGGTGCCGCCTTCCTCGGTGGGGCGGGCGAGCAGGACCGCGCACGCGCCGCACTCGCCTTCCGCGCAGCCTTCCTTGCAGCCGGTCAGGCCCTGGTCGCGCAGCCAGTTCAGCAGCGTCGTGTGGGGGCGCACGTCACGCGCTTCGCGCGGCACGCCGTTCACGGTAAGGGTGATGCTGTCCATATCTTCTCCTTCGCGGCGGGCGCCGTTCCTCCATACGACAACACCAGACAGAAAAACAGTCCGCCCCGTGTCTCCTCACGCCCGACCGGTCAGGTCAGGCGCATGGTTGACGCACGAGGCGGACCGCTGGTTATCCATGCAGAACAGTGGTCTGGGTTGTCGTTGGGTGAATGTTACCCTGAAAGTTGTCCCTTGACAAGAGGGGGCGGAATGGATTAGACGACTACACCCTGGCACACATTCGCGTTAGGGTCCAGGCGTCTGGGAACTCAACTCCCGCGGTACGTGCTGTACGACCAGGGCGTCATCACCAGCGGCACGTGGTAGTGCCCGGAGGTGTCACTGACCGTGAAGCGCAACGTGACCAGGTCCAGAAACGGGACTTGCGGCGCGGCCTCGAAGCCCTCGTAGTAGGGGGCAACGTGGAAGGTCAGCTCATAGGTGCCGGACTGGAGGCTCCCGCGTTCGATCAGGGGGGCGTCGGTGCGCCCGTCATTGTTCGTCACCGCTTCCGTCACCTTGCGGCGCTCCCCGCCTTCCACCGCGTAGAGTTCGACCTGAACTCCAGCGGCGGGCCGACCTCTGGCCGTGTCGAGGACGTGCGTCGTCAGTCCCGAATGTGCTGGTCCCGTCTGGCTGGCCATTAAGCGCGCTCCACCCAG includes the following:
- the glpK gene encoding glycerol kinase GlpK; amino-acid sequence: MTQYILALDQGTTSSRAIVFDQGGNIKALAQKEFKQYFPRPGWVEHDANEIWSTQSGVAQEAITQAGLRASDIAAIGITNQRETVVVWDRKTGQPIHHAIVWQDRRTAAFCDALRTQGLEATFQQKTGLIIDAYFSGTKVRWILDNVEGARERAERGELAFGTIDSWLVYKLTGGALHITDASNASRTLLYNINTGEWDDELLRLLDVPRSLLPDIRDSSEVYGETAEGLFGSRVKIAGMAGDQQAATFGQACLSPGMAKNTYGTGCFMLMNTGSEVVPSGNKLLTTVAWQLHGQRTYALEGSVFVAGAVVQWLRDGLGIIRSSSEVEGLATSVDSSEGVFLVPAFVGLGAPYWDSYARGTLVGLTRGTTRAHIARAALESIAFQSAELLMAMRQDSGEPLKELRVDGGASNNNLMMQFQADILGVPVVRPKITETTALGAAYLAGLAVGYWAGPEEITRQWQVDRTFEPQMAAGERERLMARWRQAVERSRAWEAAEVAGV
- a CDS encoding glycerol-3-phosphate dehydrogenase/oxidase; the protein is MPQDPRSAILAAATAPGIWDVLVIGGGASGLGTAVEAATRGHRTLLLEAQDYAKGTSSRSTKLVHGGVRYLAQGNVGLVREALHERGLLRKNAPHLVRDLGFVVPAYNWWAGPFYGIGLKLYDILAGKLNLGSSKYLGKEAALERAPTLQPEGLMGGILYYDGQFDDARLAVTLLRTLEDHGGVALNYAPVTGLLKEDGKVVGVRFRDLETGREYEVRARAIVNATGVWVDDIRRMENADAKPMLSPSQGTHIVVDRRFLPGDSAIMIPRTDDGRVLFAVPWHDHVVIGTTDTPVSGTSFEPRPLEEEIDFILNTAGRYMNPAPTRADVLSTYAGLRPLVKPADNADTKEISRDHVIRVSEGGLITLTGGKWTTYRRMGEDTVNRAERVAGLPERLTVTPGLHLHGWSEEPRPDPLRVYGSDAERVEALPGADRQLHPELPYTEAELRWGVRHESARTVEDLLARRTRALLLNARASSEAAPRAAAILAEELGQDAAWAEAQAQAYQNLAQGYQL
- a CDS encoding 8-oxoguanine deaminase — its product is MTSPPSQTLLRGIHTLLTMQGERQSPVPPIPGAAVLIEGERVRWVGPERDLPADWLTPDHHVRDLSGHVVLPGLINTHHHLYQNLTRCLVPDAGLFDWLRTLYPIWLRLTPEAAFVSAQVGLAELALSGCTTSSDHLYLYPNGVRLDDTIHAARETGLRFHATRGSMSLGESQGGLPPDRAVEREDDILRDSERVIAAFHDPAPLALTRVALAPCSPFSVTGDLMRESARLARSRGVRLHTHLAETADEDAFCLAKFGLRPLDYAESVEWLGPDVWFAHGVHFSPADAVRLGECGCGVAHCPSSNMRLASGIAPVRNLLEAGVKVALGVDGSASNDGAHLIGEARQALLSSRVRGAPGEAPRTADALTALEALWLATRGGAEVLGRDDVGQLAPGFAADLIAVDLRTLTFAGARHAPLAALTLCSPPRVALNMVGGRVIVEGSELVTLDLPPLLERHERLSRAMIEG
- a CDS encoding NCS2 family permease; this encodes MSDVSQSRAVPTSGLDRYFGLSAHGSTVPREIRAGITTFLTMSYILFVNPQVLSTAIHVPNAFVQLLMTTAIAAAFGCLVMGLIARYPFAQAPGMGLNAFFAFTVVQGMKIPWQTALGAVFISGVLFVLLSVLGARQAIVQAIPNSLKFAITGGIGAFLAFLGLKNAGIVVANPATLVGLGSLTAAPVWLALLGLIITAVLMTRRVTGAILWGILATTVIGILTHAAVYAGGANGALRPFPGFDGSFLGIFGTPVWPSELVGQLDIGGALGLGLLSVVFTFFFVDFFDATGTLTGLSQRAGFLDENGNMPRARRLFAMDGLAAMFGSFMGTSTTTAYVESASGIGEGGRTGLTAVTVGVLFLLSMFLWPLAAAIPGAATAPALILVGALMMEGVRHVDWDDISEGLPAFLTIIAMPLTFSIANGVSLGVISYCAIKLLSGRWRQVSPILYGVAALLLIRYIWLMGG
- the guaD gene encoding guanine deaminase gives rise to the protein MTLYRATFMHTPESPFTAPDALQVQEDGGLLVEDGRILASGPYAEVRANSPRAEVVDLRGGVLLPGFIDTHVHYPQVRVLGGLGMQLLEWLDKNTLPEEARLSDPTYARAVAREFLSALASNGTTTALVFGSHYASAMEVFFEEATRTGLRVVAGQVVSDRLLRPELHTTPERAYTEGKALIERWHGVGRALYAVTPRFALSASEALLDACGALMREFPDVRFTSHINENPREVQTVLELFPGARDYLDPYEQAGLVTHRSVLAHNVHPTDRELGVMAAHRCSAAHCPCSNSALGSGLFPLRRHLQAGVHVALGTDVGGGTGFSMLKEGLQAYFMQQLLGTAGVPLGPAHLLYLSTRAGAQALDLGDLTGDFGVGKAFDAVCLRPPEGTTLDTVLNHADSPERMLADLFTLGTQQDVAQVWVGGDPVYRRVPAGQEVGV